A stretch of Desulfotalea psychrophila LSv54 DNA encodes these proteins:
- a CDS encoding competence/damage-inducible protein A encodes MKKAAKVEIIIIGNEILTGDILDTNTNWLCAMVHGRGGVVTRVTIVPDILEVVAEAVREAVSRKVDIIFTSGGLGPTSDDLTLQAVAMGTDRQVVLHEEALEQVRQQYDHFFAQGIMAEGGLNPARQKMACLPQGGEPLLNHVGTAPGVSLLIEQTTIISVPGVPSELKDIIEHSLQQFLDETFAGGEAISRCLAVKCNDESLLEPVLIQIVKKYPEIYTKSLATTIGENPEMDIFMTLSGIGEKKPLLEKAFAELCQGIVGLGFAIRNKSETQS; translated from the coding sequence ATGAAAAAAGCAGCAAAGGTTGAAATTATTATCATCGGCAATGAAATACTGACCGGTGATATCTTAGATACCAATACAAATTGGTTATGTGCAATGGTGCATGGACGTGGTGGAGTTGTTACTCGGGTAACTATTGTCCCAGACATACTTGAGGTCGTGGCAGAGGCAGTTCGTGAGGCCGTATCACGCAAGGTTGATATTATCTTCACCTCCGGCGGATTAGGCCCAACCTCAGACGATTTAACCCTGCAGGCCGTCGCCATGGGAACAGATCGTCAAGTCGTTTTACACGAGGAGGCCCTTGAGCAGGTAAGACAACAGTATGACCACTTCTTCGCCCAGGGCATTATGGCAGAGGGAGGTTTAAACCCCGCCCGGCAAAAGATGGCCTGTCTGCCCCAAGGGGGGGAGCCGCTGTTAAATCATGTCGGCACAGCTCCCGGAGTGTCTCTTCTGATAGAGCAAACGACTATTATAAGCGTTCCCGGCGTCCCTTCTGAGCTCAAGGATATTATTGAACACTCTCTGCAACAATTTCTCGATGAAACTTTTGCCGGAGGAGAGGCAATATCACGATGCCTTGCCGTGAAGTGCAACGATGAATCTCTTTTAGAACCGGTACTGATTCAGATAGTAAAAAAATATCCTGAAATTTATACCAAATCTTTAGCTACCACAATCGGCGAGAATCCTGAGATGGATATCTTTATGACTCTTTCCGGCATCGGTGAAAAAAAGCCCCTCCTGGAAAAGGCCTTTGCAGAACTTTGCCAGGGGATTGTCGGTCTTGGTTTTGCAATTAGGAATAAATCAGAGACGCAGAGCTGA
- a CDS encoding ABC transporter permease, whose translation MNRVLSLKLFTPLCLAASIMVLLFIIVPLAEMILQPSMADLIETAHDEEVMAAIYKSLSCSGAAAMISAIFGTPIAYLLARSNFSGKKIVETIIDLPIMIPHPVVGIALLSLAGRNHPLGRLLQEMGFKILGTTTGIITVLTFVALPFYINTAKAGFQSVPKRLEQVARSLGAGQGATFFHITVPLTWRHMLTGFIMSMARAISEFGAVVIIAYHPMIAPILMYERFTAYGLKYSQPVAVLLIIICLFLFLLLRVVSSPMSAKDD comes from the coding sequence GTGAATCGTGTTTTGTCGCTGAAACTCTTTACCCCTCTCTGCCTGGCTGCATCCATAATGGTGTTGCTCTTTATCATAGTGCCCCTTGCTGAGATGATTTTACAGCCAAGCATGGCTGATTTGATTGAAACAGCCCATGACGAAGAGGTCATGGCCGCAATCTACAAATCGCTCTCCTGTTCCGGCGCTGCCGCAATGATTTCCGCTATCTTTGGTACTCCCATCGCCTACCTGCTGGCCAGGTCAAATTTTTCTGGAAAAAAAATCGTTGAGACCATCATTGATCTGCCCATTATGATTCCTCATCCTGTGGTGGGAATCGCCCTCCTCAGTCTTGCCGGCAGAAATCATCCCCTGGGACGACTACTTCAGGAGATGGGCTTTAAGATCCTTGGCACAACCACCGGCATTATCACGGTACTCACCTTTGTAGCCCTCCCCTTTTATATCAATACGGCCAAGGCAGGATTTCAATCAGTACCGAAACGCCTTGAACAGGTTGCAAGAAGTCTGGGTGCAGGACAGGGGGCAACTTTTTTTCATATCACAGTGCCTCTTACCTGGCGGCATATGCTCACCGGATTTATCATGAGCATGGCCCGGGCAATTAGCGAATTTGGAGCCGTGGTTATTATCGCCTACCATCCGATGATTGCCCCGATACTCATGTACGAACGTTTCACAGCCTATGGTTTAAAATATTCCCAACCCGTGGCGGTATTGCTCATAATTATCTGCCTATTTCTCTTTCTTCTCCTCCGTGTTGTCTCCTCACCCATGAGTGCAAAAGATGATTAA
- a CDS encoding ABC transporter ATP-binding protein, protein MIKISQLTNNFPDFSVGPVDLTVDTGEFFVLLGPSGSGKTVLLESIVGVRRPDEGKIILNGVDVTKLAPENRKVGIVYQDQALFPHLSVRENIYFGLRYQRQIEKKTFSLDMVIDTLGLRVHLDKSPQALSGGERQRVALARALAIQPRVILLDEPLSALDPCFRGEIQRLLKELHSSLGTTFLMVTHDFNEAFYLADRVGVISKGTVKQVGTINDVFLQPQNVEVGKFVGMKNIFCRRDGETSVHVGNLSLTLNAQASQSAYGLRPEDIEVAAKDSFPADFHVGQGTIQSVVRQGFGCEVTIASGRDLLLIHLDQKSLRAQELAMDSPIHFGFSPASLHHFPR, encoded by the coding sequence ATGATTAAAATTTCTCAGCTGACCAATAATTTTCCGGATTTTTCTGTTGGCCCTGTTGACTTAACTGTGGATACGGGGGAGTTTTTCGTTCTACTGGGGCCATCAGGTTCAGGGAAAACTGTTCTCCTTGAATCTATTGTCGGGGTAAGACGTCCTGATGAGGGCAAGATCATCCTCAATGGAGTAGATGTGACAAAACTTGCTCCGGAAAATCGCAAGGTCGGAATTGTCTATCAGGACCAGGCCCTGTTCCCCCATCTCTCGGTACGTGAAAATATTTATTTTGGTTTACGTTATCAGCGCCAGATTGAAAAAAAAACCTTCTCTCTGGATATGGTCATCGACACCCTGGGCCTGAGAGTTCATCTGGATAAATCCCCGCAAGCCCTCTCCGGAGGGGAGAGACAGCGAGTGGCACTGGCCAGAGCACTGGCCATACAACCACGGGTAATCTTACTTGATGAGCCCCTCTCCGCCCTTGACCCCTGCTTTCGGGGAGAGATTCAGCGACTGCTTAAAGAACTTCACTCCTCCTTGGGCACAACTTTTCTTATGGTCACCCACGATTTCAACGAAGCGTTCTACTTAGCCGATCGGGTCGGTGTTATCAGCAAGGGTACGGTTAAACAGGTGGGCACGATAAACGATGTATTCCTGCAACCTCAAAACGTTGAGGTGGGTAAGTTTGTCGGTATGAAAAATATTTTTTGCAGACGAGATGGTGAAACATCAGTGCATGTCGGTAATCTCAGTTTAACGCTCAACGCTCAGGCATCACAGAGTGCCTATGGCCTGCGTCCTGAAGATATTGAGGTGGCTGCCAAGGACTCTTTTCCTGCAGATTTTCATGTCGGCCAGGGAACTATTCAATCGGTGGTCCGGCAGGGCTTTGGTTGCGAGGTGACCATAGCCAGTGGCAGAGACCTGCTCCTCATCCATCTTGATCAAAAAAGCCTCAGAGCTCAAGAGTTGGCCATGGACTCTCCCATCCATTTTGGCTTTTCCCCAGCAAGCCTGCATCATTTTCCCAGGTGA
- a CDS encoding acetate/propionate family kinase, which yields MKILIINSGSSSIKFQLIDMSDESVLASGLVERIGETDTTEKNINCTFHPGTDKKHKIEICQTVADHRQGMLAAIELLGDKEQAVMSDLSEIDAVGHRIVHGGETMYQPVVVDEKVIAEITAAIPLAPLHNPGHLDGIKVAQELFTEVPHVTVFDTAFFQTIPPHAHIYALPYELYTKHRIRRYGAHGTSHKFVTNECAKLLEKPVEECNLITVHLGNGSSMSAVEGGKAIDTSMGVTPLEGLVMGTRSGDIDPAIMAFLNRNLGMSIEEIDHMLNKESGLKGICGMNDMRDIHAAADAGNELAELAVGIQTYRIRKYIGSYMAALGQVDAIVFTAGIGENDDIVRAKSLEKLENLGVILDKKLNAQRSKEPFCISTPESKIQVWVIPTNEELAIARETKAVVNA from the coding sequence ATGAAGATTTTAATCATTAACTCTGGTAGTTCCTCCATCAAGTTCCAACTTATCGACATGAGCGACGAATCCGTTCTTGCCAGCGGACTTGTTGAGCGTATTGGTGAAACCGACACCACCGAAAAGAACATTAACTGTACCTTCCACCCCGGCACCGATAAGAAACACAAGATAGAGATCTGCCAGACCGTGGCTGATCACCGCCAAGGAATGTTGGCTGCTATTGAACTACTCGGTGACAAAGAGCAGGCTGTTATGTCTGATCTCAGCGAAATCGACGCCGTTGGACACCGCATCGTACACGGTGGAGAGACCATGTATCAGCCAGTTGTTGTTGATGAAAAGGTTATCGCAGAAATTACTGCTGCTATTCCTCTCGCGCCACTTCATAATCCGGGTCACCTCGACGGCATCAAGGTTGCGCAGGAACTCTTCACCGAGGTTCCCCACGTAACTGTTTTCGATACCGCATTTTTCCAAACCATCCCCCCCCACGCTCACATCTACGCTCTCCCATACGAGTTGTACACCAAGCACCGTATCCGTCGTTACGGAGCCCACGGCACCTCTCACAAGTTCGTAACCAACGAGTGTGCTAAGCTCCTTGAAAAGCCAGTTGAAGAGTGTAACCTCATCACCGTTCACCTCGGAAATGGTTCTTCCATGTCCGCCGTTGAAGGTGGCAAGGCCATTGATACCTCTATGGGTGTAACTCCTCTTGAAGGTCTTGTTATGGGAACCCGTAGTGGTGACATCGATCCTGCTATCATGGCCTTCCTTAACAGAAACCTCGGCATGAGCATTGAAGAAATTGACCACATGCTCAACAAGGAGTCTGGTCTTAAGGGTATCTGTGGCATGAACGATATGCGCGATATTCACGCAGCAGCAGACGCAGGTAACGAGCTCGCTGAGCTTGCTGTTGGTATCCAGACCTACAGAATCCGCAAATATATCGGTTCATACATGGCTGCCCTCGGTCAGGTTGACGCAATTGTTTTCACCGCCGGAATTGGCGAAAATGATGATATCGTTCGCGCTAAGAGCCTTGAGAAACTTGAAAATCTCGGCGTTATCCTTGATAAAAAGCTCAATGCCCAACGTAGCAAAGAGCCTTTTTGTATCAGCACCCCTGAGAGCAAGATTCAAGTTTGGGTTATTCCAACAAACGAAGAGCTTGCCATCGCTCGCGAAACCAAGGCAGTTGTCAACGCCTAG
- a CDS encoding DUF4242 domain-containing protein: protein MPKYIIEREFPGAGKLTASELQGISSKSCEVLRELGPSIQWVESYVTKNKIYCVYIAPNKGMVVEHASQGGFPANKVSEVMTKIDPTTAE, encoded by the coding sequence ATGCCTAAATACATAATTGAACGTGAATTTCCCGGAGCGGGGAAATTGACCGCAAGCGAACTTCAAGGGATATCTTCGAAGTCTTGTGAGGTGTTGCGTGAGCTTGGACCATCGATTCAATGGGTTGAGAGCTACGTAACCAAAAACAAAATCTATTGTGTCTATATTGCACCGAATAAAGGCATGGTTGTAGAGCACGCAAGCCAAGGCGGTTTTCCTGCCAACAAAGTGTCGGAAGTTATGACAAAGATCGATCCAACGACAGCCGAATAA
- the pta gene encoding phosphate acetyltransferase has protein sequence MTQNLYITATEERSGKSVIVLGVMQMLMKEVRNVAFFRPIISDTEPGDDDPDINLVLDYFDLDIPYEDTYGCTLSKAYELINSGKEDQLHDLILKKYKKLEADHDFILCEGTDFRGSDTSFEAEINADIAANLGAPLLLVLSGRKKIEKEIMQATQLSIDTMLEKGSSFAACIINRAAETITPETFHKLQAKNRALSRIPFYVMPENSNLASPSVMDVKKWLDASVMHGSEKLAGLVENYVVAAMQIGNFLDHIKPGSCVITPGDRSDIILASLASKASSTYPDISGIVLTGDMKPAESVQKLIEGWQGTPTPILSVATNTYQTIMRLNELYSHIQASDSQRIATALGTFSKHVDTKELTEHLISSIPTTITPKMFEYALMEKASQDKQRIVLPEGTCERILRAADILLRRGVANLTLLGPADEVKSRAAACGMDTRWVEIIDPQNTNLLAPFVDEYMKARAHKGMIEDIARDRMTDPTYFGTMMVHTGYADGMVSGAENTTAHTIRPAFEFIKTKPGISTVSSVFLMCLSDRVLVYGDCAVNPNPTAKQLAEIALSSAETARLFGIEPRVAMLSYSTGSSGKGEDVERVIEATKIAQALIIERKLDINLEGPIQYDAAIDPDVARTKLPNSLVAGKATVFTFPDLNTGNNTYKAVQRAAGAVAIGPILQGLNKPVNDLSRGCTVDDIVNTVAITAIQAQEEKRLFALKK, from the coding sequence ATGACACAAAATCTCTACATAACAGCCACAGAAGAGCGTAGCGGCAAGTCAGTAATTGTCCTTGGTGTTATGCAAATGCTGATGAAAGAAGTCCGGAATGTTGCCTTCTTCCGTCCCATTATTAGCGACACAGAGCCCGGCGATGACGATCCAGACATTAATTTAGTGCTCGATTATTTTGATTTGGATATTCCCTATGAGGACACCTATGGCTGTACCCTCTCCAAGGCCTATGAGCTCATTAACTCCGGCAAAGAGGATCAGCTTCACGACCTTATTTTAAAGAAATACAAGAAACTTGAGGCTGATCACGATTTCATTCTCTGTGAGGGCACTGATTTCAGAGGATCAGACACCTCCTTTGAGGCAGAAATCAATGCCGATATAGCAGCCAACCTCGGAGCCCCTCTTCTTCTTGTTCTCTCCGGCCGTAAAAAGATCGAAAAAGAGATAATGCAGGCAACCCAGCTCTCCATTGATACTATGCTGGAAAAAGGTAGCTCCTTTGCCGCCTGCATAATTAATCGGGCAGCAGAAACTATCACCCCTGAAACTTTCCACAAATTACAGGCAAAAAACCGCGCCCTCTCTCGCATTCCCTTTTATGTAATGCCTGAGAATTCGAACCTTGCCAGTCCCAGCGTGATGGATGTTAAAAAGTGGTTAGATGCATCGGTCATGCACGGCTCTGAAAAGCTTGCCGGCCTGGTGGAAAACTATGTGGTTGCCGCCATGCAAATTGGCAACTTCCTCGACCATATCAAGCCGGGAAGCTGCGTTATTACCCCAGGTGATCGCTCGGATATCATTTTGGCCAGTCTCGCCTCCAAGGCATCATCTACCTATCCGGACATTTCCGGAATTGTCCTCACCGGCGATATGAAACCTGCTGAAAGCGTTCAAAAGCTCATCGAGGGTTGGCAGGGCACCCCCACTCCCATTCTCTCCGTGGCCACCAACACCTATCAAACGATCATGCGCCTCAATGAGCTCTATAGCCATATCCAGGCAAGTGACTCACAGAGAATAGCAACCGCTCTGGGAACTTTTTCCAAGCATGTTGATACCAAAGAGCTTACCGAACATCTGATATCGAGTATACCGACCACCATCACCCCGAAGATGTTTGAATATGCCCTGATGGAAAAAGCCAGCCAGGACAAACAACGCATTGTCCTACCCGAGGGCACCTGCGAGCGCATACTTCGAGCAGCGGATATCTTACTGAGACGCGGCGTTGCCAATCTCACCCTGCTGGGACCCGCAGATGAGGTTAAGAGCCGCGCCGCTGCCTGTGGCATGGATACACGTTGGGTGGAAATTATTGATCCACAAAACACCAACCTTCTCGCTCCCTTCGTAGATGAATATATGAAGGCCCGAGCCCATAAGGGCATGATTGAAGATATCGCCCGGGACAGAATGACAGACCCTACCTATTTTGGCACCATGATGGTTCATACAGGCTATGCCGACGGCATGGTCTCAGGGGCAGAGAACACCACCGCCCATACCATTCGTCCAGCCTTTGAATTTATCAAGACTAAACCCGGTATATCCACGGTCTCCTCGGTCTTCCTCATGTGCCTCAGTGACCGGGTACTCGTCTATGGTGACTGTGCCGTAAATCCAAATCCTACAGCCAAACAACTTGCCGAGATCGCCCTCAGCTCAGCCGAAACTGCCCGTCTCTTCGGCATTGAACCCCGAGTGGCCATGCTCAGCTATTCAACGGGATCATCCGGTAAGGGCGAGGATGTCGAGAGAGTCATAGAGGCAACCAAAATTGCTCAGGCTCTGATCATTGAGCGCAAGCTCGATATAAATCTTGAGGGCCCCATCCAATACGATGCGGCTATTGATCCGGATGTTGCCCGGACCAAACTGCCTAATTCCTTAGTGGCAGGCAAGGCGACAGTCTTTACCTTCCCTGACCTCAACACAGGAAACAACACCTACAAGGCAGTACAGAGAGCTGCAGGTGCCGTTGCCATTGGCCCCATCCTGCAGGGATTGAACAAGCCTGTAAATGATCTTTCCAGAGGATGCACCGTGGACGACATTGTTAATACGGTAGCAATTACCGCCATTCAGGCTCAAGAAGAGAAGAGACTTTTTGCCCTGAAAAAATAG
- a CDS encoding DUF401 family protein, which translates to MIVALLAAGLCVIIQNRLSPRFLLEMIGRKSVWAMLAVIASVFIFKDVMPDAGVVQDMAQAGGGFALFFAAVLLPFLVGAIAGTTFAFVGATFPLLLGLLHALGMDGQILAYLVLASFSGFTGVLISPLHICFLLTCEFFQASPSQTWRQLLIPCLCFFLTGIAVLAFLPL; encoded by the coding sequence GTGATTGTTGCCCTGTTGGCTGCTGGCCTTTGCGTTATCATCCAAAATAGACTTTCCCCTCGGTTTTTATTAGAAATGATCGGCAGAAAGAGTGTCTGGGCCATGCTTGCCGTTATTGCCTCTGTCTTTATCTTTAAAGATGTTATGCCGGACGCCGGGGTTGTTCAGGATATGGCTCAGGCAGGTGGTGGTTTTGCCCTCTTCTTTGCGGCTGTCCTCCTTCCATTTTTAGTCGGCGCCATTGCTGGCACTACCTTTGCCTTTGTCGGGGCCACATTCCCCTTACTTCTTGGTCTGTTACATGCCCTTGGTATGGACGGTCAGATTTTAGCCTATCTTGTCTTGGCCAGCTTTTCGGGTTTTACTGGTGTACTTATCTCGCCTCTGCATATCTGTTTTCTTCTGACCTGTGAATTTTTTCAGGCAAGCCCCTCGCAAACCTGGCGTCAACTGCTTATTCCCTGTCTCTGTTTCTTTCTTACGGGGATAGCTGTTTTGGCCTTTTTGCCTTTGTAA
- a CDS encoding MFS transporter, with protein MNTDNSNIKKLYLFSFLKMSLFPMAIITLFWKDHIGLSLANIMLLQGGCSLAMVVMEYPSGYLSDRIGYRAVLNLASLLGIIGWGLYSLADSFVTVLIAEIILGISFSFISGADSALLYETLKVGEEVQYYARHEGRMNGFGQIGEACGALFAGLLYATAPQLPFLIQVFVWILALMLTRTLIEPSRVKRVVKSHFAEALQSTHYALVQNRRLRYTILLNLILGLASFYPVWLIQPYMQAGSVPLAWFGPIWAVANLSVAVSALSSYRTHLQIGDRWMVLLFILLILAGYLGLGLVGGVWEFLFYYLLTTMRGLRGPMLLNHAQREIPSANRAGILSLQSLVFRLGFICTGPLVGRLADRVGVEQTFFLLFYAFALILPPMAWLFLRQIASPQKK; from the coding sequence ATGAACACTGACAACTCCAATATAAAGAAGCTTTATCTCTTCTCCTTTCTGAAGATGAGCCTCTTTCCCATGGCTATTATCACCCTCTTTTGGAAGGACCATATTGGTTTGAGTCTTGCCAATATTATGCTCCTGCAGGGGGGCTGTTCCCTTGCCATGGTAGTAATGGAGTACCCCTCCGGCTATCTGAGTGACAGGATCGGTTACCGTGCCGTATTGAACCTTGCCTCCCTGTTGGGCATTATCGGTTGGGGCCTCTACTCTTTGGCAGATTCCTTTGTCACGGTCCTGATTGCTGAGATTATTCTGGGGATTTCCTTCTCCTTTATCAGTGGTGCAGATAGTGCCCTCTTGTATGAAACTCTGAAGGTAGGTGAAGAGGTACAGTACTATGCCCGCCATGAAGGTCGGATGAACGGTTTTGGCCAAATTGGTGAGGCCTGCGGAGCCCTCTTTGCCGGACTGCTATACGCTACGGCTCCGCAACTGCCCTTCCTTATTCAGGTGTTTGTCTGGATATTGGCCCTAATGTTGACCCGCACCCTTATTGAGCCTTCGCGGGTTAAAAGGGTAGTGAAAAGTCATTTTGCCGAGGCCCTGCAGTCGACTCACTATGCCTTGGTGCAGAACCGGCGATTGCGCTATACTATTCTTTTGAACCTGATTCTGGGGCTGGCCTCCTTCTATCCGGTCTGGCTGATTCAGCCCTATATGCAGGCTGGCAGTGTCCCCCTTGCCTGGTTTGGTCCGATTTGGGCTGTGGCAAATCTGAGTGTGGCGGTTTCGGCCCTGTCCAGTTACCGCACTCATTTGCAGATAGGGGATAGATGGATGGTACTCCTCTTCATCCTCTTGATTCTTGCCGGCTATCTGGGTCTTGGGCTGGTTGGTGGAGTTTGGGAATTTCTCTTCTACTATCTACTCACCACCATGCGAGGCTTGCGTGGGCCTATGCTGCTTAATCACGCTCAGCGGGAAATTCCCTCGGCCAATCGTGCCGGTATCCTCTCTTTGCAGTCGCTTGTCTTTCGCCTTGGCTTTATCTGTACAGGGCCATTGGTGGGCAGACTTGCCGATAGGGTCGGGGTGGAGCAGACATTTTTCCTCCTCTTCTATGCCTTTGCCCTGATATTGCCTCCCATGGCCTGGTTGTTTCTGCGCCAGATTGCCTCCCCACAAAAAAAATAA
- a CDS encoding H-NS family histone-like protein translates to MSSFLKTFLNVRSLNAATRDLSIEQLESTLQKLGKIVEDRKEVVLAGEKLLEAKLAKMKEFKDLMEEDGIDPFEFAELCSTGNVKQKNSPLPPKYEYMDGAELKTWSGYGRTPEVIKNAIKNEGKSKESFLIER, encoded by the coding sequence ATGAGCTCATTTTTAAAAACATTTTTAAATGTTCGTAGTCTTAACGCTGCAACCCGTGATCTGTCCATTGAGCAACTGGAAAGCACTCTTCAGAAGTTAGGGAAGATTGTGGAAGATCGTAAGGAAGTTGTGCTTGCTGGGGAAAAACTCTTGGAAGCAAAGCTTGCAAAAATGAAAGAATTTAAAGATCTTATGGAAGAGGATGGTATAGATCCTTTTGAATTTGCTGAGCTCTGCTCAACGGGAAACGTCAAGCAAAAAAATAGCCCTCTTCCTCCTAAGTATGAGTATATGGATGGTGCTGAATTAAAAACTTGGAGTGGCTATGGTAGAACTCCTGAAGTTATTAAAAATGCTATCAAGAATGAGGGCAAAAGCAAAGAGTCCTTTCTTATAGAGCGTTAG
- the wtpA gene encoding tungstate ABC transporter substrate-binding protein WtpA translates to MGEIQKIIGCYFLCAALVFLAGTSFAADKEKLVIFHAGSLSVPFKVMEKAFEKQHPNIDILREAGGSTKMARMISELGKPADIMASADYVVINKNLIPKYADINIRFATNQMVLCYTDKSKYADKINSSNWPEILLRSDVVWGHSDPNLDPCGYRSLMVLQLAEKHYKIENLNEKLLKARKEEWVRPKSVELISLLQSGNMDYAWEYLSVAVQHNLKYLTLDNEVNLSDYSYNDFYKTAQVEVSGKKPGVTMTRTGKAITYGITLVKSGENPEAANLFLQYLLDPNGGLAVLKSMGQPPFIPARISSENMLKRLSPELQPLVEIKN, encoded by the coding sequence ATGGGTGAAATACAAAAAATTATTGGCTGTTACTTCCTCTGTGCTGCCCTGGTTTTTCTGGCAGGAACCTCTTTTGCGGCAGACAAAGAGAAATTGGTTATTTTCCACGCGGGCAGTCTGTCCGTCCCCTTCAAGGTAATGGAAAAGGCCTTTGAAAAGCAGCATCCCAATATTGATATTCTCCGCGAGGCAGGTGGCAGTACAAAGATGGCCAGGATGATCTCTGAGCTGGGCAAACCTGCAGATATCATGGCATCGGCAGATTATGTGGTTATCAATAAAAACCTCATCCCCAAATATGCTGATATCAATATCCGTTTTGCCACAAACCAGATGGTTCTTTGCTATACGGATAAAAGTAAATATGCCGACAAGATCAACAGCTCCAACTGGCCTGAAATACTCTTGAGATCAGATGTGGTCTGGGGTCATTCCGATCCAAATCTCGACCCCTGCGGCTATCGTAGTCTGATGGTGCTCCAGTTAGCTGAAAAACATTATAAGATCGAAAACTTGAACGAAAAACTGTTAAAAGCACGAAAAGAGGAATGGGTTCGACCAAAGTCAGTGGAGCTCATCTCTCTGCTCCAATCCGGAAATATGGACTACGCCTGGGAATACCTGTCGGTTGCTGTTCAGCATAATCTCAAATATCTGACCCTGGACAATGAGGTAAACCTCAGCGATTACAGCTACAACGATTTTTACAAAACTGCCCAGGTCGAGGTAAGCGGTAAAAAACCTGGAGTAACAATGACAAGGACAGGAAAGGCAATAACCTACGGAATCACCCTGGTTAAAAGTGGGGAAAACCCCGAGGCAGCAAATCTCTTTCTGCAATATCTTCTCGATCCAAACGGTGGTTTGGCTGTTCTTAAATCCATGGGCCAACCGCCCTTTATCCCTGCCAGAATATCCTCAGAAAACATGCTGAAGCGCCTCTCACCTGAGCTCCAGCCACTGGTAGAAATCAAAAATTAA
- the hslO gene encoding Hsp33 family molecular chaperone HslO, with protein MSDILTRVISENGKTFGIACDTTALVNEACRKHDVGPLAAVALGRALTGSILMGALLKGDQYLQLKFEGNGPLGKIITEASPDGWCRGYIANPHAELPLLNGRLDVAGGVGHAGLLSVTKDIGMKQKYQGTSHLVSSEIGEDIAYYLTTSEQVPSAVGLGIQLNPNGTIDAAGGFLIQSLPPADEELIASMEEVIANLPSISSMILDGQSPRQMLDKLFGAIPHKETGNSKLKYQCSCSREKMENALISLGAADLASLLTERGEAEVLCEFCRQNYHFAGKDLQEIIDRLKNIQ; from the coding sequence ATGTCAGACATCCTTACCCGAGTAATTTCCGAGAACGGCAAAACATTTGGCATTGCCTGTGATACAACGGCCCTTGTCAATGAAGCATGCCGCAAACATGACGTAGGCCCCCTGGCGGCAGTTGCCCTTGGACGTGCCCTTACCGGTTCAATACTGATGGGCGCCCTGCTCAAGGGCGACCAATACCTTCAGTTAAAATTTGAAGGAAATGGGCCCTTAGGTAAAATCATCACCGAGGCATCACCTGATGGTTGGTGCAGAGGCTATATTGCCAACCCCCATGCAGAGCTCCCTCTTCTCAATGGACGCCTTGATGTTGCCGGAGGCGTTGGCCATGCGGGCCTGCTCAGCGTGACCAAGGATATTGGCATGAAACAAAAATATCAGGGCACCAGCCACCTTGTCAGCAGTGAAATTGGTGAGGATATTGCCTACTACCTGACCACCTCGGAACAGGTGCCATCGGCAGTAGGCCTTGGCATCCAACTCAATCCCAACGGCACAATCGACGCCGCAGGCGGTTTCCTGATCCAGTCTCTGCCACCGGCAGATGAAGAATTAATTGCCAGCATGGAAGAGGTCATAGCAAACCTGCCATCTATCTCCAGTATGATCCTGGATGGGCAAAGTCCACGACAGATGCTGGACAAACTCTTCGGCGCCATCCCTCACAAGGAAACCGGCAACAGTAAGCTCAAATATCAGTGCAGCTGCAGTCGGGAGAAGATGGAAAACGCCTTGATCTCCCTGGGCGCAGCAGACCTTGCGAGCCTGCTTACGGAAAGAGGTGAGGCAGAGGTTCTCTGCGAGTTCTGCCGGCAAAACTACCACTTCGCCGGCAAAGACCTGCAGGAGATCATTGACCGTCTAAAAAATATTCAATAA